The Methanobrevibacter thaueri genome contains a region encoding:
- a CDS encoding sugar O-acetyltransferase, protein MQAGLEYCYDDEDISMMKLHAIENANIFNSLPEDDLDKQHEVLCEILGSVGEKVWIAKRFCFDNGKNIHIGNNFTGNFNLTILDINKVCIGDNVMIGPNTTITAVGHPLSPKGRRKHLAQGGEVRIGNDVWLGANVTVLPGVTIGNNVVVGAGAVVTKDIPDNSLAVGVPARVVKKIENDI, encoded by the coding sequence ATGCAAGCGGGACTGGAATACTGTTATGATGACGAAGACATATCCATGATGAAACTGCATGCCATTGAGAATGCAAACATCTTCAATTCACTTCCGGAGGATGATTTGGACAAACAGCATGAGGTTCTTTGTGAGATTTTAGGTTCGGTGGGCGAAAAGGTATGGATTGCAAAGCGATTCTGCTTTGATAATGGAAAGAACATACACATTGGAAACAATTTCACAGGAAACTTCAACCTGACAATTCTGGACATCAACAAGGTGTGCATTGGGGATAACGTCATGATTGGTCCGAACACAACCATAACCGCAGTCGGCCATCCCCTGTCCCCCAAAGGCAGGCGAAAGCATCTGGCGCAGGGAGGTGAAGTCAGAATCGGCAATGACGTTTGGCTGGGGGCCAACGTTACAGTGCTGCCTGGAGTCACAATCGGGAACAATGTTGTCGTAGGGGCCGGAGCGGTCGTGACAAAGGACATTCCGGACAATTCACTAGCGGTGGGCGTTCCTGCAAGGGTTGTTAAAAAAATTGAAAATGACATTTAA
- a CDS encoding DUF2207 family protein has protein sequence MLGLNNNQYDENVKNPPSEDSYPMVSILFSNDNNLGVKALSLTVLDLINKDQIKCDIDLDESHEVGKKLTPHDMEVMKQITLRISNKGELKTSETLALKLLKNMNKNKKFNLKAMAKQSNNTSVANKFEKDFNDFVEAVKNENGFDGKNYGDILENAKLTSKGKEIKKEWKAFQTYLKSKELTEKYPPESASENSAQILYASCFGIEREALKIRENNTTLTDLIDKDGYKLLNIIFNNALLNVSEKRRGDGIFYGVNDKYTIPGGG, from the coding sequence ATGTTAGGCTTAAACAACAACCAATATGATGAAAATGTTAAAAATCCTCCAAGTGAGGATTCATATCCTATGGTGTCCATTTTGTTTTCAAACGATAACAATTTAGGGGTAAAGGCGTTATCCCTCACTGTTCTTGATTTAATCAACAAAGACCAAATCAAATGTGACATTGATTTAGATGAATCCCATGAAGTGGGCAAAAAATTGACTCCGCATGATATGGAGGTCATGAAGCAGATAACTCTTAGAATATCAAATAAGGGAGAGTTAAAAACTTCAGAAACATTGGCCCTCAAGCTGCTTAAGAACATGAACAAAAATAAAAAGTTCAACTTGAAGGCAATGGCGAAGCAAAGCAACAACACTTCAGTTGCCAACAAGTTCGAAAAGGATTTCAATGACTTTGTCGAAGCCGTTAAAAACGAAAATGGATTTGACGGTAAAAATTATGGAGATATCCTGGAAAACGCTAAATTGACAAGCAAAGGAAAGGAAATCAAGAAAGAATGGAAGGCTTTCCAGACTTATCTCAAGTCAAAAGAATTAACTGAAAAATACCCTCCGGAATCTGCATCTGAAAATTCAGCACAGATCTTATATGCTTCCTGCTTCGGCATTGAAAGGGAAGCACTGAAAATACGTGAAAACAACACTACATTAACAGATCTCATTGACAAGGATGGATATAAGCTATTGAACATTATCTTCAATAATGCATTGCTGAATGTGAGCGAAAAACGTAGAGGGGATGGAATATTCTATGGTGTCAATGATAAGTACACCATTCCTGGTGGAGGATAG